The following nucleotide sequence is from Coffea eugenioides isolate CCC68of unplaced genomic scaffold, Ceug_1.0 ScVebR1_2233;HRSCAF=3223, whole genome shotgun sequence.
GCATGCGAACATCGGTACCGAAAGTCAGAGCTTCTTTTTGTTCAATGCTTGGAACTGCATGTGGTGCCAAGTCCAGCATTTCTGGAGCATTTTCAGTATATGCCAAGACAGTAAACTTCTCCTCATCGACAGCAATCATACAGCCAAAAGGTTGAATAAGGCTTCCTCTCTGCATCTTCTGCAGATAAGCTGATACAGTTGAAGAAGGGACATTGCTGGTGGAGCTGGAAACATTAACTGAGCTAGAATAATCGAATTGTCTTTCAGACTCTTCAAAGTCCACGTGGAGTTTAGTATCAATTGGGGTCTGAGCAACCACTCTAGCACCATGTCTTGACCTAGCAGAGCTACTCCTAGAACAAT
It contains:
- the LOC113756372 gene encoding phytochrome C-like, with protein sequence MSSRSTTNKTNCSRSSSARSRHGARVVAQTPIDTKLHVDFEESERQFDYSSSVNVSSSTSNVPSSTVSAYLQKMQRGSLIQPFGCMIAVDEEKFTVLAYTENAPEMLDLAPHAVPSIEQKEALTFGTD